TATATCTTTATCTTTAATTAAATAATAGGTTATAATAGGTGTTAATATTAAATTCATAATTATTCCGGTAAATGATAATATATGTTTAATAATATTATTTGCCTTATTTACAAAAAATGCATTTGCTTTTTCAATATTCTTATCTGCAATATCTTCGAATTCTTTTGGCATATATATAAGGTAATTATGTTTTATATTGTAGAGATAATCATTTATATGATTAATATATACAGGCAGCATTTTAAATATATTGGCAAATTCATCTAAAATTAACGGAATTATATATAATACAAACACAAACATTAAAATTAATAACAATAAAAATACAACTATTATTGAAAGTGTCAGATTTAAACCTTTCTTTTCAAAATATCTTACAAACGGACTTATTAAATATGCTGTTACAAAGGATATGAAAAATGGAAACATTATCTCTTTAATTTTTCCTGTATCTTTAAAAATGAAATATAGAAAAAATATAATTATTAAAGTTCCAATTACATATATAATATATTTTTTAATAGATTTCATAACCTCCACCTTAAAATAAAAGGGCACTTTGGCCCTTTATAATTTATTAACTTTGTGAAATAATTTTGATAATCCCATTTGCAAAACCTGTCTCATTTTTTTTGATTTTATTCTTGGAAATACAAAAGCTGCCATTGCTGCACCAGCAAGAAAACTTTTTATATATTTTCCTTTTTCGTTCATGATAACACCTTCCTTCTGTTTTTTATAATAAGTTTTTTATACCTCCCCTTGTAAAAAATGTAGGGTTTCTTAATATTATCTTATCTTCTATTATATCTAAATCTTTAGTTTTAATTAACTTTAACCCATTCATTAAATCTGTTAAAAAGCCCTTACTTATTTCTATATAATTTATTGTTCTCATTTTTTCATCTAATATAAGGTCATATACTTTACCATAAAAATTATTTTTCAAATCATAAACATCTTTATCTAAAATATTATATTTCCCATTAATAATATCAAGCAATGCTTTGCTTTTGTCAATATCAAATATTGATTCTGAATTTCTAATAAATATTTTCTTATTGATATCTATTATATCATCATTATAAATTATTTTTGGGTTTTTCAGAAAGCCTTCTTCATCAATTAATATCCCAATTATTTTTTCATTTATATTTTTATATAAAATATTATTTATTTCACCTAATGTTGTTTTATCCTGTAGGGATACTATTGGCATACCGATTATGTTCTTTAAAAATATCACCCTAATCCCCCCTTTTTAACACAATATTATTTTCCCCCTAAATAAAATAAAAATGCACACATTAAATGTACACTTTTTAATATTAAACAAGTTTTTTCTCCTCCTTAACCCTTTTAAATAATGGTGACATTTCCCTCAATCTATTAACTATATTTGGTAAAACCTCTAAAACTTTTTCAACATCTTCATCTGTATTCTCTTTGCCTATAGACAGTCTCAATGAGCCATGTGCTATTTCATGCGGAAGCCCGATTGCAAGCAATACGTGTGACGGATCAAGTGTACCGGAAGTACATGCCGAACCGCTTGACACACATATTCCAGCCATATCAAGGCTTAAAATCATTGATTCACCTTCAACAAATTCTATGGATACATTGACATTACCTGGAAGCCTTTTTGTTGGGTGTCCATTTAATCTTGTATAAGGTATTTTCTCCAATATTCCATTTATAAGCTTATCTCTTAAATATTTCAGTTTATTTATATGGGAATCCAGATCGTTTGTAATAAGCTCTATTGCTGTACCAAGTCCCACAATACCGCCTACGTTTTCAGTACCTGCCCTTCTGTTTCTCTCCTGTGCTCCACCATGTATAAGCGAATGCAACTTAACACCCTTCTTTATATACAATGCTCCAACACCCTTAGGTCCATATATCTTATGAGCAGACAACGATAATAAATCAATGTTTATTTTTTTCACATCTATTGGTATGTTTCCAACTGCCTGTACAGCATCTGTATGAAAATATATTCCTTTTTCGTGCGTTATCCGAGCAAGTTCTTCAATTGGTTCTATCGTACCTATTTCATTATTTGCAAACATAATAGACACAAGAATTGTTTTACCTGTAATCGCATTTTTTAAGTCTTCTGGGCTCACTAATCCATATTTGTCAACAGGGAGATATGTAATTTCAAATCCCTGCTTTTCAAGATACTGGCATGTATGAAGGATGGCATGATGTTCTATTGATGTCGTAATTATATGATTGCCTTTGTTTTTCAACGCATAAGCAACACCCTTTAATGCCCAGTTATCAGACTCTGAACCGCCGCTTGTAAAATATATTTCATCTGAATTAGCTCCAATTGCTTTTGCAACCTTATCTCTTGCTTCTTCTATTGCCTTTTTTGTTTCCTGCCCATATGAATATAAGGAAGATGGATTTCCAAAGAGATTTTTATAATACGGCAGCATTGATTCTAATACCTCGGATCTTACAGGAGTGGTTGCTGCATTATCAAGATAGATTCTTTT
This is a stretch of genomic DNA from Aceticella autotrophica. It encodes these proteins:
- a CDS encoding AI-2E family transporter; this encodes MKSIKKYIIYVIGTLIIIFFLYFIFKDTGKIKEIMFPFFISFVTAYLISPFVRYFEKKGLNLTLSIIVVFLLLLILMFVFVLYIIPLILDEFANIFKMLPVYINHINDYLYNIKHNYLIYMPKEFEDIADKNIEKANAFFVNKANNIIKHILSFTGIIMNLILTPIITYYLIKDKDIFKNEIKDIIPEKNKDKFIFVLTDIDKVLSKFVRGQIYISLFVALFTSVGLLLIKVKYAIIIGIIAGVLNIIPYFGPILGAIPAVGMGLLDSPYKGMWAFIIFILVQQVECGYLAPKIMSDSVDLHPITIILSLLIGEEFFGIWGMLFSVPITAIIKVILKDIFIEV
- a CDS encoding PRC-barrel domain-containing protein, with translation MIFLKNIIGMPIVSLQDKTTLGEINNILYKNINEKIIGILIDEEGFLKNPKIIYNDDIIDINKKIFIRNSESIFDIDKSKALLDIINGKYNILDKDVYDLKNNFYGKVYDLILDEKMRTINYIEISKGFLTDLMNGLKLIKTKDLDIIEDKIILRNPTFFTRGGIKNLL
- the nifS gene encoding cysteine desulfurase NifS; amino-acid sequence: MKRIYLDNAATTPVRSEVLESMLPYYKNLFGNPSSLYSYGQETKKAIEEARDKVAKAIGANSDEIYFTSGGSESDNWALKGVAYALKNKGNHIITTSIEHHAILHTCQYLEKQGFEITYLPVDKYGLVSPEDLKNAITGKTILVSIMFANNEIGTIEPIEELARITHEKGIYFHTDAVQAVGNIPIDVKKINIDLLSLSAHKIYGPKGVGALYIKKGVKLHSLIHGGAQERNRRAGTENVGGIVGLGTAIELITNDLDSHINKLKYLRDKLINGILEKIPYTRLNGHPTKRLPGNVNVSIEFVEGESMILSLDMAGICVSSGSACTSGTLDPSHVLLAIGLPHEIAHGSLRLSIGKENTDEDVEKVLEVLPNIVNRLREMSPLFKRVKEEKKLV